A stretch of the Rodentibacter haemolyticus genome encodes the following:
- the sucA gene encoding 2-oxoglutarate dehydrogenase E1 component translates to MQQNKTFDEWLATTALGGSNQAYIEELYERYLDDPDSVDSSWRTTFDLLPKSTTPEQAHSPVRDYFRRLARENKAEAVTVIDPEASAKLVKVLQFINAYRFRGHLEAKLDPLDYYRWKVSNVPELDYRYHGFTEQDLNETFNINHYVYKRDTIKLAELNDMLKETYCGSIGLEFMHVQDMEQKMWLQEKLESRLNKPLFTHDEKINFLNELTAADGLERYLGAKFPGAKRFSLEGSDAFIPLMKEIIRHAGKQGVKDIVMGMAHRGRLNMLVNVLGKKPEDLFDEFAGKHSGDRTGDVKYHQGFSSDFAVSDNHVHLTLAFNPSHLEIVSPVVIGAVRSRQTKKNDTDRSKVLAVTVHGDSAVAGQGIVQETLNMSNARGYTVGGTIRIVINNQIGFTTSNPNDTRSTEYCTDIAKMIQAPIIHVNGDEPEAVAFAARMAVEYRSLFKRDIFIDLISYRRHGHNEADEPLATQPMMYSIIKKHPTPRKVYADRLVAEGVITEDQATEMMNLYRDALDNGDRVVAEWREMDTAKMDWLQYLNYDWTSPYESKFPQDRFVTLAKRVCEYPESLRAHPRVEKIYNDRKAMYQGQRLLDWGMAETMAYATLLDEGVNVRLSGEDAGRGTFFHRHAVVHNQNDGTGYVPLTHLHANQGRFEVWDSVLSEESVLAFEYGYATTDPKTLTIWEAQFGDFANGAQIVIDQFISSGEQKWGRMCGLVMLLPHGYEGQGPEHSSARLERYLQLCAEQNMQVCIPSTPAQVYHMLRRQALRKMRRPLIAISPKSLLRHPLAVSNLDELINGSFQTVIGELDDLDPKGIKRVVMCSGKVYYDLLEQRRANNQTDVAIIRIEQLYPYPHDDVKKALEPYLHVKDYVWCQEEPLNQGAWYSCKHNFESSIPEDVKLKYAGRSASASPAVGYMSLHTKQQKQLVEDALTL, encoded by the coding sequence ATGCAACAAAATAAAACCTTTGATGAGTGGTTGGCGACAACTGCATTAGGCGGATCAAATCAAGCCTATATCGAAGAATTATATGAACGTTATTTAGATGATCCGGATTCAGTTGATAGCAGTTGGCGCACTACCTTTGATTTGTTGCCTAAATCAACGACACCGGAACAGGCGCATTCTCCGGTTCGTGATTATTTCCGCCGTTTGGCACGAGAGAATAAGGCTGAGGCGGTAACGGTTATTGACCCGGAAGCCAGTGCAAAATTAGTTAAAGTCCTTCAATTTATTAATGCTTACCGCTTCCGAGGACATTTGGAAGCAAAACTTGACCCTCTTGATTACTACCGTTGGAAAGTTTCTAACGTACCTGAATTAGACTATCGCTATCACGGCTTTACCGAACAAGATCTTAACGAAACCTTTAATATCAATCATTACGTTTACAAACGTGACACCATTAAACTTGCCGAATTAAATGATATGCTGAAAGAAACCTACTGCGGTTCTATCGGTTTGGAATTTATGCACGTGCAGGATATGGAGCAAAAAATGTGGCTTCAAGAAAAATTAGAAAGCCGTCTAAATAAACCGCTCTTTACTCACGATGAAAAAATTAACTTCCTTAATGAATTAACGGCTGCAGACGGCTTAGAACGTTATCTCGGTGCGAAATTCCCAGGAGCAAAACGTTTTTCTTTGGAAGGAAGTGATGCGTTTATCCCATTAATGAAAGAAATTATTCGCCACGCCGGTAAACAAGGCGTGAAGGATATTGTGATGGGAATGGCACACCGCGGACGTTTAAATATGTTAGTGAATGTGCTTGGTAAAAAGCCGGAAGATTTATTTGATGAATTTGCAGGGAAACATTCCGGTGATCGTACGGGAGATGTGAAGTATCATCAAGGCTTCTCTTCCGATTTTGCCGTGAGCGATAACCATGTGCATTTAACGCTTGCCTTTAACCCGTCTCATTTGGAAATTGTAAGTCCGGTGGTTATTGGGGCGGTGCGTTCGCGTCAAACGAAGAAAAACGATACGGATCGTTCTAAAGTATTAGCGGTGACGGTACATGGTGATTCCGCTGTGGCAGGACAAGGCATCGTTCAAGAAACCCTGAATATGTCTAATGCTCGTGGCTATACGGTGGGTGGAACAATCCGTATTGTTATCAATAACCAAATCGGTTTCACGACGTCCAATCCTAACGATACCCGCTCTACGGAATACTGTACCGACATTGCAAAAATGATCCAAGCGCCGATTATTCACGTCAATGGTGATGAGCCTGAAGCGGTGGCTTTTGCAGCCCGTATGGCGGTGGAATATCGCAGTTTATTTAAGCGTGATATTTTCATCGATTTAATTTCTTATCGTCGTCATGGTCATAATGAAGCGGACGAACCTTTAGCAACTCAGCCGATGATGTATAGCATTATCAAAAAACATCCGACGCCACGCAAAGTCTATGCTGATCGCTTAGTGGCGGAAGGGGTGATTACTGAAGATCAAGCAACGGAAATGATGAATTTGTACCGTGATGCATTGGATAATGGGGATCGTGTGGTGGCTGAATGGCGTGAGATGGATACGGCGAAAATGGATTGGTTGCAATATCTTAATTACGATTGGACATCGCCTTATGAAAGTAAATTTCCACAAGATCGCTTCGTTACATTAGCTAAACGCGTATGCGAATATCCTGAAAGTTTACGTGCTCATCCTCGCGTTGAAAAAATTTATAACGACCGTAAAGCAATGTATCAAGGTCAAAGATTACTTGACTGGGGAATGGCGGAAACTATGGCATACGCTACCTTACTTGATGAAGGCGTGAATGTGCGTCTATCCGGTGAAGATGCCGGTCGTGGTACGTTTTTCCACCGCCACGCCGTGGTACATAATCAAAATGACGGTACGGGCTATGTACCGCTTACCCACTTACACGCCAATCAAGGTCGCTTTGAAGTGTGGGATTCCGTATTATCGGAAGAATCCGTACTTGCTTTTGAATATGGTTATGCAACAACCGATCCTAAAACCCTTACGATTTGGGAAGCGCAATTCGGTGATTTCGCTAACGGCGCACAAATTGTAATTGACCAATTCATTAGTTCCGGCGAACAAAAATGGGGCAGAATGTGCGGTTTGGTAATGTTATTACCGCATGGCTATGAAGGACAAGGTCCTGAACATTCTTCCGCACGCTTAGAACGTTATTTACAGTTATGCGCAGAGCAAAATATGCAGGTGTGTATTCCGTCTACACCGGCACAGGTTTACCATATGTTACGCCGCCAAGCATTGCGTAAAATGCGCCGTCCGTTAATTGCCATTTCACCAAAATCTTTATTGCGTCATCCGTTGGCAGTATCAAATCTTGATGAGCTTATCAATGGTTCATTCCAAACGGTGATTGGTGAATTAGACGATCTTGATCCGAAAGGCATAAAACGTGTTGTGATGTGCTCCGGTAAGGTGTATTACGATTTATTGGAACAGCGCCGTGCCAATAATCAAACCGATGTGGCGATTATTCGTATTGAACAACTTTATCCTTATCCGCACGATGATGTGAAAAAAGCACTTGAGCCTTATCTGCACGTAAAAGATTATGTATGGTGTCAGGAAGAACCGCTTAACCAAGGTGCTTGGTACAGTTGTAAACATAACTTCGAAAGCTCGATTCCTGAAGATGTGAAACTGAAATATGCAGGTCGTTCGGCTTCGGCATCACCGGCAGTGGGTTATATGTCATTGCATACTAAACAACAAAAACAGTTGGTTGAAGATGCTCTAACCCTGTAA
- a CDS encoding ComEA family DNA-binding protein: MKSLKSLLSLTALVVAFSGSALANENPLTSLKKEAVTNVNSMVQNQKENIAANKTDVMEKVTGTKEKAADTIKSTKAAAKEKIDNVKEKAKSLKSSDSDATKAKVTEKLNAAKEKAATTKDKIVSTAKVNINKADAATLQKLSGIGEKKAQAIVDYRNKVGKIKNVAELSKIEGLGDVTIEKIAPYLTF, translated from the coding sequence ATGAAATCTTTAAAATCTTTGCTTAGTTTAACCGCACTTGTGGTTGCGTTTTCCGGTTCTGCATTGGCGAATGAAAATCCGCTTACTTCTTTAAAAAAAGAAGCGGTAACCAATGTTAATTCAATGGTACAGAATCAAAAAGAAAACATTGCAGCAAATAAAACGGATGTGATGGAAAAAGTAACCGGCACGAAAGAAAAAGCGGCGGATACTATAAAATCAACTAAAGCTGCTGCAAAAGAGAAAATCGATAACGTAAAAGAAAAAGCGAAATCCCTCAAATCATCAGATTCTGATGCAACAAAAGCGAAAGTAACCGAAAAGTTAAATGCAGCAAAAGAAAAAGCGGCAACGACAAAAGATAAAATTGTCTCAACTGCTAAAGTAAACATCAACAAGGCGGATGCGGCAACGTTACAAAAACTTTCCGGTATCGGTGAGAAGAAAGCACAAGCGATTGTAGATTACCGTAATAAAGTGGGCAAAATTAAAAATGTTGCGGAGTTGTCAAAAATTGAAGGATTAGGCGATGTTACGATTGAAAAAATTGCGCCTTATTTAACTTTCTAA
- the mdh gene encoding malate dehydrogenase, which produces MKVAVLGAAGGIGQALALLLKLQLPAETELSLYDIAPVTPGVAADVSHIPTAVKVSGFSGEDPTPALEGADVVLISAGVARKPGMDRSDLFNINAGIVRGLIEKVAATCPKACIGIITNPVNTTVAIAAEVLKKAGVYDKRKLFGVTTLDVLRSETFVAELKNLNVSRTTVPVIGGHSGVTILPLLSQVPYAEFSTEEIAPLTKRIQNAGTEVVEAKAGGGSATLSMAQAAARFARSLVKGLSGETVVECTYVEGDGKYARFFAQPVRLGKDGVEEILPIGPLSEFEQQALETMLPTLRADIELGEKFING; this is translated from the coding sequence ATGAAAGTTGCAGTTTTAGGCGCGGCCGGCGGTATTGGTCAAGCATTAGCGTTATTGTTGAAATTACAATTACCGGCAGAAACCGAATTATCTCTGTACGATATTGCGCCGGTTACCCCCGGGGTTGCGGCAGATGTAAGCCATATACCGACAGCGGTAAAAGTAAGCGGTTTTTCCGGTGAAGATCCGACACCGGCACTTGAAGGGGCTGATGTGGTGTTAATTTCTGCCGGTGTTGCCCGCAAACCGGGTATGGATCGTTCGGACTTATTTAATATCAATGCCGGTATTGTGCGTGGCTTAATTGAAAAAGTGGCGGCGACTTGTCCGAAAGCCTGTATTGGTATTATTACCAATCCTGTAAACACCACCGTAGCGATTGCAGCGGAAGTATTGAAAAAAGCCGGTGTTTATGACAAGCGTAAATTATTCGGGGTAACGACATTAGATGTACTTCGTTCAGAAACTTTTGTTGCAGAATTGAAAAATTTAAATGTTTCCCGTACCACCGTACCCGTTATCGGCGGTCACTCAGGCGTTACTATTCTCCCATTACTTTCTCAAGTGCCTTATGCGGAATTCAGTACAGAAGAAATCGCACCATTGACAAAACGTATCCAAAATGCAGGCACGGAAGTAGTGGAAGCAAAAGCAGGCGGCGGTTCGGCAACCCTTTCAATGGCGCAAGCGGCAGCACGTTTCGCCCGTTCCTTAGTGAAAGGTTTAAGCGGTGAGACCGTGGTGGAATGCACTTATGTGGAAGGAGATGGCAAGTATGCCCGTTTCTTTGCTCAGCCGGTTCGTTTAGGTAAGGACGGGGTAGAAGAGATTCTTCCGATCGGGCCATTAAGTGAATTTGAGCAACAAGCATTGGAGACAATGTTACCGACGTTGCGTGCGGATATTGAATTAGGTGAAAAATTCATCAACGGTTAA
- the argR gene encoding transcriptional regulator ArgR, with protein MDNLTKVFKELLSQERFSSQSEIVEALKNQGFSGINQSKVSRMLSKFGAVRTRNTKMETVYCLPNELSVPATSSPLKNLVLDIDHNEVLIVIKTTPGAAQLIARLLDSIGKTEGILGTIAGDDTIFVTPTQHTDISILIEHIQDLFESSL; from the coding sequence ATGGATAATTTAACCAAAGTATTTAAAGAATTATTAAGCCAAGAACGTTTTAGCTCGCAAAGTGAGATTGTTGAAGCATTAAAAAATCAAGGGTTTAGCGGAATCAATCAGTCTAAAGTTTCACGTATGCTAAGTAAATTCGGTGCGGTGCGTACCCGTAATACCAAGATGGAAACGGTTTATTGCCTACCTAATGAGCTTAGTGTACCCGCCACAAGCAGCCCGTTAAAAAATCTTGTTTTAGATATTGATCATAATGAAGTATTAATTGTCATTAAAACAACACCGGGGGCCGCACAACTTATCGCCCGTTTATTGGATTCTATCGGTAAAACGGAAGGGATTCTCGGCACCATTGCCGGTGATGATACTATTTTTGTAACGCCCACTCAGCATACCGATATATCAATACTCATTGAACATATCCAGGATCTTTTTGAAAGCTCGCTCTAA
- a CDS encoding TIGR01777 family oxidoreductase, protein MNIFITGGTGLIGQTLIPALLSKQHQITLLTRSKEKARQVFPQKTLKFLTALSSLNSLDEFDVVVNLAGEPIFAKRWSGSQKAKLFDSRVKLTQQLVALINAGNNPPRFISASATGIYGDNGDQLITEKTATVHHTFTAQLCQAWENAALQAKTKVCLLRTGMVFSPKGGALAKMLPLYQWNLAGYLGNGKQYWAWIALEDAVKGILFLIAHLESEGVYNLVSPHPVTNQSLNQQLAKALNRYALFPVPTFALKLILGERAEMLLESQNVFPEKLLSAGFTFQYENLSQYLTALFAKK, encoded by the coding sequence ATGAATATTTTTATTACCGGAGGAACGGGATTAATCGGACAAACATTAATCCCCGCTCTTTTAAGCAAACAACATCAAATCACGCTTTTGACACGTTCCAAAGAAAAAGCACGTCAAGTCTTTCCTCAAAAAACATTGAAATTTTTGACCGCTCTTTCTTCGCTAAACAGTTTAGATGAATTTGATGTGGTGGTTAATCTTGCCGGAGAGCCTATCTTTGCGAAACGCTGGAGCGGTTCGCAAAAAGCAAAATTATTTGATAGCCGAGTAAAACTTACTCAACAACTGGTTGCGTTAATCAATGCGGGGAATAACCCACCTCGTTTCATTTCGGCTTCCGCAACCGGTATTTACGGCGATAACGGCGATCAACTGATAACAGAAAAAACCGCTACCGTTCATCACACATTTACCGCACAGCTTTGCCAAGCTTGGGAAAACGCTGCGTTACAAGCAAAAACAAAAGTCTGTTTACTGCGTACCGGTATGGTGTTTTCACCGAAAGGAGGCGCATTAGCGAAAATGTTACCTTTATATCAATGGAATTTAGCCGGATATTTAGGGAACGGAAAACAATACTGGGCATGGATTGCTTTAGAAGACGCTGTAAAAGGAATATTATTTTTGATTGCGCATCTTGAATCCGAGGGTGTTTATAATCTTGTCTCTCCGCATCCGGTAACAAATCAAAGCCTTAACCAACAACTTGCCAAAGCATTAAATCGTTATGCGCTATTCCCTGTGCCGACATTTGCACTAAAACTGATTCTTGGAGAACGTGCGGAAATGTTATTGGAAAGCCAAAACGTTTTTCCTGAAAAACTGCTTAGCGCAGGATTTACTTTCCAATATGAAAATCTATCCCAATATTTGACCGCACTTTTTGCTAAAAAATAA
- a CDS encoding Bax inhibitor-1 family protein has protein sequence MQSRIIVDSRSESLLSTHKVLRNTYFLLGLTMAFSAVVAYISMAMNLPYPNIIVLLVGFYGLLFITNRLADRPVGILAAFAFTGFMGYTIGPILNMYVANGMEDLIMLAFAGTAIVFFACSAYVLTTKKDMSFLATAMFALFIVLLLGMVASFFFQMSALSLAISALFVVFSTMTILYETSNIIHGGETNYIRATVSIYVAVYNLFLSLLRLLSIFSNSND, from the coding sequence ATGCAATCACGCATTATTGTTGACTCAAGAAGTGAATCCTTATTAAGCACTCATAAAGTGCTTCGTAATACTTACTTCTTACTTGGGCTGACAATGGCATTTTCAGCGGTTGTCGCTTATATTTCCATGGCAATGAACCTGCCTTATCCGAATATTATTGTGTTGTTGGTAGGTTTTTACGGCTTACTTTTCATCACCAATCGTTTGGCTGATCGTCCTGTCGGTATTTTAGCGGCATTTGCTTTCACCGGGTTTATGGGATATACCATCGGGCCGATTTTAAATATGTACGTGGCAAACGGTATGGAAGATTTAATTATGTTGGCATTTGCCGGTACCGCAATCGTGTTTTTCGCGTGTTCCGCTTATGTGTTGACAACAAAGAAAGATATGTCATTCCTTGCAACGGCAATGTTTGCACTCTTCATCGTACTTTTATTGGGAATGGTGGCGAGTTTCTTCTTCCAAATGTCGGCATTATCACTCGCAATTAGTGCATTATTTGTTGTGTTTTCAACTATGACGATTTTGTATGAAACCAGCAATATTATTCACGGTGGTGAAACTAACTATATCCGCGCAACCGTAAGCATTTATGTTGCGGTCTATAACTTGTTCTTGAGTTTATTAAGATTACTTTCGATTTTCTCAAATAGTAACGATTAA
- the pdxT gene encoding pyridoxal 5'-phosphate synthase glutaminase subunit PdxT translates to MADYSQYTVGVLALQGAVSEHIAQLQILGAKARAVKKIEDFANLDALVLPGGESTAIGRLLRTGDLLEVLQGFNKPILGTCAGMILLAKEIEGETASHLDLMDIRVQRNAFGRQVDSFQTDLAVKGVEGTFPAVFIRAPLISKVSEQVEILAEFNGEIVLARQGNRFACSFHPELTNDPRIMKLLLDAI, encoded by the coding sequence ATGGCGGATTATTCCCAATATACCGTTGGCGTATTGGCACTGCAAGGGGCGGTAAGTGAGCATATCGCCCAGCTTCAAATTCTTGGGGCGAAAGCAAGAGCGGTCAAAAAAATCGAGGATTTTGCCAATCTTGATGCCCTTGTGTTACCCGGAGGGGAAAGTACCGCCATTGGTCGGCTACTTCGCACGGGTGATTTGTTGGAAGTCCTACAAGGTTTTAATAAGCCCATTCTCGGCACTTGTGCGGGAATGATTTTGCTCGCCAAAGAGATCGAGGGAGAAACTGCTTCTCATCTCGACTTAATGGATATTCGGGTGCAACGTAATGCGTTTGGACGACAGGTGGATAGCTTTCAAACGGATCTCGCTGTTAAGGGGGTTGAAGGCACTTTCCCTGCGGTGTTTATTCGAGCACCGTTAATCAGCAAAGTATCAGAGCAGGTTGAGATATTGGCTGAATTTAATGGTGAAATCGTGCTGGCTCGGCAAGGCAATCGCTTTGCTTGTTCGTTCCATCCGGAACTGACGAATGATCCTCGTATAATGAAATTGTTACTTGATGCCATTTAA
- the pdxS gene encoding pyridoxal 5'-phosphate synthase lyase subunit PdxS, which yields MTTKLGTDLVKRGMAQMQKGGVIMDVVNAEQARIAEAAGAVAVMALERVPSDIRAAGGVARMANPKIVKEVMEAVSIPVMAKARIGHITEARVLEAMGVDYIDESEVLTPADEEFHLLKSEYTVPFVCGCRDLGEALRRIGEGASMLRTKGEPGTGNIVEAVRHIRKVNAQVRKVVNMSVDELMAEAKNLGAPFELLLQIKRLGKLPVVNFAAGGVATPADAALMMELGADGVFVGSGIFKSENPEKFARAIVQATTHYQDYDLIAHLSEELGEPMRGLEISKLNPQDRMQERGW from the coding sequence ATGACAACAAAATTAGGTACAGACTTAGTCAAACGTGGTATGGCACAAATGCAAAAAGGCGGCGTGATTATGGATGTCGTCAATGCGGAACAAGCTCGTATCGCAGAAGCTGCAGGGGCGGTGGCGGTAATGGCGTTAGAGCGTGTGCCGTCTGATATTCGTGCTGCAGGTGGTGTGGCTCGAATGGCGAACCCGAAAATTGTAAAAGAGGTGATGGAGGCGGTTTCCATTCCCGTAATGGCGAAGGCTCGTATCGGGCATATCACCGAAGCCCGTGTGCTTGAGGCAATGGGCGTGGATTACATTGATGAAAGCGAAGTGCTAACCCCGGCCGATGAGGAATTTCATTTGCTGAAAAGTGAATACACCGTGCCCTTTGTGTGCGGTTGTCGTGATTTAGGCGAGGCTTTGCGACGTATCGGTGAGGGGGCATCAATGTTACGTACTAAAGGTGAACCGGGAACAGGGAATATTGTGGAAGCGGTTCGTCATATTCGCAAAGTCAATGCGCAGGTGCGTAAAGTGGTGAATATGAGTGTTGATGAATTGATGGCCGAGGCGAAAAACTTAGGCGCTCCGTTTGAGTTATTATTACAAATCAAGCGGTTAGGGAAATTGCCCGTGGTGAATTTTGCCGCAGGAGGGGTGGCAACACCTGCGGATGCCGCCTTGATGATGGAGTTGGGTGCGGACGGCGTGTTTGTCGGCTCAGGTATTTTCAAATCGGAAAATCCGGAAAAATTTGCTCGAGCAATTGTTCAAGCTACGACCCATTATCAAGATTATGATTTAATCGCTCATTTATCGGAAGAACTCGGCGAGCCGATGCGAGGCTTAGAGATCAGCAAACTCAATCCACAAGACAGAATGCAAGAACGGGGGTGGTAA
- the pdxR gene encoding MocR-like pyridoxine biosynthesis transcription factor PdxR, producing the protein MKKLSYLLQKNSDTPLYLQLYQQIKRAIYTQSLQPGEKLPSKRRLCDYLQISQNTVENAYTQLLAEGYIESKPRSGFFVSFQSELNYPTEPFAKTTKKTTDLSRPLFDFNPNRIDTDHFPLEHWRKCAARPDKEWLNLGDNQGDLHLRQQIAQYLWASRGVNCEEEQIIIGAGVESCLQQLILLFQQIHPTINWAMEPYGYANVEKLLTLYQKTAVKLPFHTQNYQLDIDFLTEKNIQIAYLTPSHLYPFGHILPIGQRLQLLDWAAQQEDRYIIEDDYDSEFRYKGKPIPSLQSLDRQHKVIYLGSFSKLIMPSLRITFLVLPKTLLKAYRQHCSFFNASVSRFEQQRLAAFIQSGEFEKHINRMRKIYRRKMELLCGLLTPYAEQILYYGEHSGFYLLIEVINAPRSLSELTKIARQHQIKLYPIEYQRRKLFTLGFGHLSEKNLKSGVETLLSAWKIA; encoded by the coding sequence ATGAAAAAGCTCAGCTATCTTCTACAAAAGAACAGCGATACCCCTCTTTATTTACAGCTTTATCAACAGATCAAACGAGCGATTTATACGCAATCTCTGCAACCGGGTGAAAAACTGCCCTCCAAACGACGGCTTTGCGACTATTTACAAATTAGCCAAAATACGGTGGAAAATGCCTACACCCAGCTGTTAGCGGAAGGTTATATCGAATCCAAACCCCGTAGCGGATTTTTTGTCAGTTTTCAATCGGAGCTGAATTACCCGACCGAACCCTTTGCCAAAACAACGAAAAAAACGACCGATCTTTCTCGCCCGTTGTTTGATTTCAACCCTAACCGTATTGATACCGACCACTTTCCCCTTGAGCATTGGCGAAAATGTGCCGCCCGCCCAGATAAAGAATGGCTCAATTTAGGCGATAATCAAGGCGATCTTCATTTACGCCAACAAATCGCCCAATATTTGTGGGCTTCACGAGGGGTAAATTGTGAGGAAGAACAGATTATTATCGGAGCCGGGGTGGAAAGCTGCCTACAGCAGTTGATTTTGCTTTTTCAGCAAATTCATCCGACAATAAATTGGGCAATGGAACCTTATGGCTACGCCAATGTTGAAAAACTCCTAACCTTGTATCAAAAAACGGCAGTCAAGTTGCCCTTTCACACTCAAAACTACCAGCTTGATATTGATTTCTTAACCGAAAAAAATATCCAAATTGCCTATTTAACCCCCTCTCATTTGTACCCGTTCGGGCATATTTTGCCGATAGGTCAACGCTTGCAACTGCTCGACTGGGCGGCTCAACAGGAAGATCGCTATATTATTGAAGACGATTACGACAGCGAATTTCGCTATAAAGGCAAACCGATTCCTTCCCTGCAAAGTTTGGATCGTCAGCATAAGGTGATTTATTTAGGCTCGTTTTCCAAATTAATTATGCCCTCGTTACGCATTACCTTTTTGGTGTTACCAAAAACCTTGCTCAAGGCTTACCGACAACATTGCAGTTTTTTTAATGCCTCTGTCTCCCGCTTTGAACAACAACGGCTGGCGGCTTTTATTCAATCGGGTGAATTTGAAAAACACATCAACCGAATGCGGAAAATTTATCGCAGAAAAATGGAATTATTATGTGGATTACTCACGCCTTACGCTGAGCAAATTCTCTACTATGGCGAACATTCCGGCTTTTATTTGTTAATCGAGGTAATCAATGCTCCTCGCTCATTATCCGAATTAACCAAGATCGCCCGACAACACCAGATCAAACTTTATCCGATTGAGTATCAGCGGCGAAAATTATTTACCCTTGGGTTCGGGCATTTAAGCGAGAAAAACCTAAAATCGGGGGTTGAAACCCTTTTAAGTGCTTGGAAAATCGCCTAG
- the yfaE gene encoding class I ribonucleotide reductase maintenance protein YfaE has protein sequence MKIHLIRSQTTLDFNNETSLQDHLERNHIHHEYQCRSGYCGSCRVKIKKGKVSYAETPLAFIQPDEILLCCCRVESDIELDL, from the coding sequence ATGAAAATTCACTTAATCCGTAGCCAAACCACGCTCGATTTCAACAATGAAACCAGCTTACAGGATCATTTAGAACGTAACCATATTCATCACGAATATCAATGCCGTAGCGGTTACTGCGGATCGTGCCGTGTGAAAATTAAAAAAGGCAAGGTCTCTTATGCAGAAACGCCCCTTGCCTTTATTCAACCTGATGAGATTTTATTATGTTGTTGTCGTGTGGAAAGCGATATTGAACTGGATTTATAG
- the dapB gene encoding 4-hydroxy-tetrahydrodipicolinate reductase — MTLKIAIAGAGGRMGRQLILAVQNTDNVELGAAFERKGSSLVGVDAGELAGIGRLGVTVSDDLASQKDNFDVLIDFTRPEGTLEHLAFCVANNKPMVIGTTGFDETGKSAIQTASEKIAIVFASNYSVGVNLVFKLLEKAAKVMGEYCDIEIIEAHHRHKVDAPSGTALSMGEHIAKTLGRDLKTQGVFCREGITGERKRDEIGFSTIRAADVVGEHTVWFADIGERVEISHKASSRMTFANGAVRAGKWLETKSKGLFDMTDVLDLNNL, encoded by the coding sequence ATGACATTAAAGATTGCGATTGCCGGTGCCGGCGGAAGAATGGGACGTCAGCTGATTTTGGCGGTTCAGAATACGGATAATGTGGAATTAGGCGCAGCTTTTGAGCGTAAAGGGTCATCTTTAGTCGGAGTGGATGCCGGTGAGTTGGCCGGTATCGGCCGTTTAGGTGTAACGGTATCGGATGATTTAGCCTCACAAAAAGATAACTTTGATGTGTTAATCGATTTTACCCGTCCGGAAGGCACGCTTGAACATTTGGCATTTTGTGTGGCGAATAATAAGCCTATGGTAATTGGTACAACCGGTTTTGATGAAACGGGGAAATCGGCAATTCAAACCGCTTCGGAAAAAATCGCAATTGTATTTGCATCAAATTATAGTGTGGGTGTGAATTTAGTGTTCAAATTACTTGAAAAAGCCGCCAAAGTGATGGGGGAGTACTGTGATATTGAAATCATTGAAGCGCATCACCGTCATAAAGTGGATGCACCGTCAGGCACAGCACTTTCAATGGGAGAACATATTGCAAAAACACTGGGACGTGATTTAAAAACGCAAGGCGTATTCTGTCGTGAAGGTATTACCGGCGAACGTAAACGGGATGAAATCGGTTTTTCCACCATTCGTGCTGCGGATGTTGTGGGAGAGCATACCGTATGGTTTGCCGATATCGGCGAACGTGTCGAAATTTCCCATAAAGCCTCCAGCCGTATGACCTTTGCCAACGGTGCCGTGCGGGCAGGGAAATGGTTGGAAACTAAATCAAAGGGATTGTTTGATATGACGGATGTGCTGGATTTGAATAACCTATAA